A DNA window from Fusarium fujikuroi IMI 58289 draft genome, chromosome FFUJ_chr11 contains the following coding sequences:
- a CDS encoding related to cellulose binding protein CEL1, with product MKIATSIAAVVALVQSTSAHYIFQQLSVGSTKYPVFQYIRQNTNYNSPVTDLDSNDLRCNVGTSGANTQTVGVKAGDSITFTLDTAVYHQGPISVYMSKAPSTASSYDGSGGWFKIKDWGPTFSGSTSTWPMYISYTFNLPTCIANGEYLLRIQSLGIHNPWPAGIPQFYISCAQISVSGGGSTVPSNQVKIPGAFKETDPGYTANIYSNFNSYTIPGPAVFSCNGAPGGDGGGSDPTTTLQTSTRASSTQVPPVSTQPSGQCALLWAQCGGNTWTGPKCCATGTCKALNDFYSQCTT from the exons ATGAAGATCGCTACTTCAATCGCGGCGGTTGTTGCCTTGGTGCAGAGCACATCTGCTCATTATATCTTCCAGCAGCTCAGTGTTGGGTCAACCAAGTATCCAGTCTTCCAGTACATTCGACAGAACACAAACTACAACTCTCCTGTTACTG ATCTGGATTCTAACGATCTCCGATGCAATGTCGGCACCTCCGGAGCCAACACGCAGACCGTCGGAGTAAAGGCTGGCGACTCGATTACCTTCACACTTGACACTGCTGTTTACCACCAAGGACCGATTTCGGTGTACATGTCCAAGGCGCCTAGCACTGCCTCGTCGTATGATGGAAGCGGTGGCTggttcaagatcaaggactGGG GTCCTACCTTCAGTGGCAGCACCTCAACTTGGCCCATGTACA TCAGCTACACCTTTAACCTCCCTACTTGCATTGCCAACGGCGAATATCTCCTTCGCATCCAGAGTCTAGGCATTCACAACCCTTGGCCTGCGGGTATTCCCCAG TTTTACATTAGCTGCGCCCAGATTAGTGTTTCTGGTGGAGGCAGCACCGTTCCCAGCAACCAGGTCAAGATTCCTGGTGCTTTCAAGGAAACCGACCCTGGATACACCGCCAAC ATCTACTCCAACTTCAACAGCTACACCATTCCTGGACCTGCAGTG TTCTCCTGCAACGGCGCCCCCGGCGGTGATGGTGGCGGCAGCGACCCCACTACGACTCTACAGACTTCTACCCGAGCGTCATCTACACAGGTTCCTCCTGTGTCGACTCAGCCATCTGGCCAG TGCGCTCTTCTCTGGGCCCAGTGCGGCGGAAATACCTGGACTGGTCCAAAGTGCTGCGCCACTGGTACTTGCAAGGCGCTCAACGACTTCTACTCTCAGTGCACCACTTAA